In one Natator depressus isolate rNatDep1 chromosome 26, rNatDep2.hap1, whole genome shotgun sequence genomic region, the following are encoded:
- the NPC1L1 gene encoding NPC1-like intracellular cholesterol transporter 1 → MSGHFPLTLVLLSATLGLGQAAEALTEIHQAGYCSFYGECGRNPEVNVSLLWAPVPCLSNTQARLLKGATLSKLKEVCPRLYTGETATYACCSYNQLVALQLSLAISQAVLTRCPACSENFANIYCQNICSPDQSLFTNVTRFFNRTTALGMRQVGVLEYQCFYNQTFADQSYDSCKGVRIPATGGYAIAAMCGKYGATLCTSQRWLDFQGDSSNGLAPLEIDFQLVPANGVVGEGIVPLNSKTWRCGTAVSDEGEACSCLDCAESCPQIPTPTLQPPPFKVGSLDGILFVCCLLFCLLTVLFGAFLTWRCISRPKQAGGEGRQHPRDRPKCSERLSQATHRILGEMFRRWGTMVASHPVSVILVSAVVVVGLSCGMVFIQLTTDPVELWSSPDSQARQEKDFYDQNFGPFFRTNQVILTAKGLPSYTYDSLLLGKKNFSGILSMAVLLDLLELQTRLQEIEVWSEKDGRNVTLKDICYAPLNPNNASATDCFVNSLVQYFQNNRTRLEMTASQTQGGRAGMVDWRDHFLYCVNSPLSFKDITNLQLSCIADYGVPVFPFLAVGGYTGEDYSEAQALILTFSLNNYLRSHAGYAWALLWEQRFLQVVRDFQRAHTHTYTVAYMAERSLEDEINRTTAEDIPIFAISYLVIFLYIALALGEYSSCRRILVDSKVTLGLGGVLVVLGAVFSSMGFYAYVGLPSSLVILEVVPFLVLAVGADNIFIFVLEYQRSVREPGEQREQHVGRVLGTVAPSMLLCSFSEATCFFLGSLTRMPAVRTFALNAALAVLFDFLLQMSMFVALVSLDARRQEAACLDLCCCHRLSKPGCPARSEGLLRPFMRRVYTPALLNCTARALVMLLFLFMFCAGIYLALQVPVGLDQELALPKDSYMVQYFQYLNQYFMVGLPTYFVTTSGYNFSTGPGLNGVCSSAGCDNNSLTQKIQYATGFPNVSYLAIPASSWVDDFIDWLHPLSRCCRISSSDGQFCPSTSTTTTCPLSCMRKLSEVIRPSVEQFNHFLPWFLHDMPNLNCPKGGLGAYDTAVKLGPDGEIQASRFMAYHTPLTNSQEFTAALRAARELATNITHSMRRVPGTDPSFRVFPYTVTYVFYEQYLTIVSEGLFNLALCLVPTFAICCVLLGMDLRSGLINLLTIVMILVDTVGAMTLWGISYNAISLINLVTAVGISVEFVSHLTRAFAVSTQPTRLERAKEATINMGSAVFAGVAMTNLPGIVVLAFAKAQLIQIFFFRLNLLITLLGLLHGLVFLPVLLSYFGPSASPATALAKAPQLEPEKRNPDGSLTVRNPSFQDKEEQHKGQGPEDPPTASHRL, encoded by the exons ATGTCAGGCCACTTCCCGCTCACGCTGGTGCTGCTCAGCGCCACCCTGGGCCTG GGACAGGCTGCAGAGGCGCTGACGGAAATCCACCAGGCCGGGTACTGCTCCTTCTACGGCGAGTGCGGGCGGAACCCCGAGGTCAACGTGAGCCTGCTGTGGGCGCCGGTGCCCTGCCTGTCCAACACGCAGGCCCGGCTGCTCAAAGGTGCCACCCTCAGCAAGCTGAAGGAGGTGTGCCCCCGGCTGTACACAGGCGAGACCGCCACCTATGCCTGCTGCTCCTATAACCAGCTGGTGGCCCTGCAGCTCAGCCTGGCCATCTCCCAGGCCGTCCTGACCCGCTGCCCTGCCTGCTCCGAGAACTTCGCCAACATCTACTGCCAAAACATCTGCAGCCCCGACCAGAGCCTCTTCACCAACGTCACCCGCTTCTTCAACCGCACCACTGCCCTGGGCATGCGCCAGGTGGGCGTGCTGGAGTACCAGTGCTTCTACAACCAGACCTTCGCCGACCAGTCCTATGACTCCTGCAAGGGCGTCCGGATCCCCGCCACCGGGGGCTATGCCATCGCTGCCATGTGCGGCAAGTACGGTGCCACCCTGTGCACCAGCCAGCGCTGGCTGGACTTCCAGGGGGACAGCAGCAACGGGCTGGCCCCACTGGAGATCGACTTCCAGCTGGTGCCCGCCAATGGCGTCGTCGGGGAGGGCATCGTGCCGCTCAACAGCAAGACATGGCGCTGTGGCACGGCCGTCAGTGACGAGGGAGAGGCGTGCTCCTGCCTGGACTGTGCCGAGTCCTGCCCGCAGATCCCCACCCCCACGCTCCAGCCCCCACCCTTCAAGGTGGGCAGCCTAGACGGGATCTTGTTTGTGTGCTGTCTGCTCTTCTGCCTGCTCACCGTGCTCTTCGGGGCCTTCCTGACGTGGCGCTGCATCTCCAGGCCCAAACAGGCTGGCGGTGAGGGGCGGCAGCATCCGAGGGACCGGCCGAAGTGCTCGGAGAGGCTCAGCCAGGCCACCCACCGCATCCTGGGGGAGATGTTCAGGAGATGGGGCACCATGGTGGCTTCCCACCCGGTCTCGGTCATCTTGGTCTCagccgtggtggtggtggggctctCCTGTGGGATGGTCTTTATCCAGCTCACCACGGACCCCGTGGAGCTCTGGTCCTCGCCTGACAGCCAAGCCCGGCAGGAGAAGGACTTCTATGACCAGAACTTCGGGCCCTTCTTCAGGACCAACCAGGTGATCCTCACGGCCAAGGGCCTCCCCAGCTACACCTACGACTCCCTCCTCCTGGGCAAGAAGAACTTCAGCGGGATCCTCTCCATGGCTGTCCTGCTGGACCTGCTGGAGCTGCAGACGCGGCTGCAGGAGATCGAGGTCTGGTCGGAGAAGGACGGCAGGAATGTGACACTCAAGGACATCTGCTACGCCCCCCTGAACCCCAACAACGCCAGCGCCACTGACTGCTTCGTCAACAGCCTGGTGCAGTACTTCCAGAACAACCGCACCCGCCTGGAGATGACAGCCAGCCAGACTCAGGGGGGCCGGGCGGGCATGGTGGACTGGAGAGACCACTTCCTCTACTGTGTCAA ctcGCCGCTCTCCTTCAAGGACATCACGAACCTGCAGCTGAGCTGCATCGCTGACTACGGCGTGCCTGTCTTCCCCTTCCTGGCCGTGGGTGGCTACACAG GTGAAGATTATTCGGAGGCCCAGGCACTGATCCTCACCTTCTCGCTGAACAACTACCTGCGGAGCCATGCAGGGTATGCCTGGGCTCTGCTTTGGGAGCAGCGCTTCCTGCAGGTGGTGCGGGACTTCCAGCGGGCCCACACCCACACCTACACCGTCGCCTACATGGCCGAG cgctcCCTGGAGGATGAGATTAACCGCACCACAGCCGAGGACATCCCCATCTTCGCCATCAGCTACCTGGTGATCTTCCTCTACATCGCTCTGGCCCTGGGCGAGTACTCCAGCTGCAGGCGCATCCTG GTGGACTCCAAGGTGACGCTGGGCCTGGGTGGGGTCCTGGTGGTGCTGGGGGCCGTGTTCTCCTCCATGGGCTTCTACGCCTACGTGGGGCTGCCCTCCTCCCTCGTCATCCTCGAGGTGGTGCCCTTCCTCGTGCTGGCTGTGGGCGCTGACAACATCTTCATCTTTGTGCTGGAGTACCAG AGGTCGGTGCGGGAGCCGGGCGAGCAGCGTGAGCAGCACGTCGGGCGGGTGCTGGGCACTGTGGCCCCCAGCATGCTGCTGTGCAGCTTCTCCGAGGCCACCTGCTTCTTCCTGG GCTCCCTGACACGGATGCCCGCAGTTCGCACCTTCGCCCTCAATGCTGCCCTGGCTGTGCTCTTTGACTTCCTGCTCCAGATGTCCATGTTCGTGGCGCTGGTCTCCCTTGATGCCCGCAGGCAGGAG GCCGCCTGCCTCgacctctgctgctgccaccgccTGAGCAAGCCGGGGTGCCCAGCGCGGAGTGAGGGGCTGCTGCGCCCCTTCATGCGGCGCGTCTACACCCCCGCGCTGCTGAACTGCACCGCCAGGGCCCTGGTG atgCTGCTTTTCCTGTTCATGTTCTGCGCTGGGATCTACCTGGCGCTGCAGGTGCCTGTGGGGCTGGACCAGGAGCTGGCGCTGCCCAAG GACTCCTACATGGTGCAATACTTCCAGTACCTGAACCAATACTTCATGGTGGGCCTCCCCACCTACTTCGTCACCACCAGCGGGTACAACTTCTCCACTGGGCCTGGCCTGAACGGCGTCTGCTCCAGTGCCGGCTGCGACAACAACTCCCTGACCCAGAAGATCCAGTACGCCACAGGCTTCCCCAACGT ATCCTACCTGGCCATCCCGGCTTCGTCCTGGGTGGATGACTTTATTGACTGGCTCCACCCTCTGTCGAGATGCTGCCGCATCAGCTCCAGCGACGGCCAGTTCTGCCCATCCACCAGCA CCACCACAACCTGCCCGCTCAGCTGCATGAGGAAACTGAGCGAGGTCATTCGCCCCTCGGTGGAGCAATTCAACCACTTCCTGCCCTGGTTCCTGCATGACATGCCCAACCTCAACTGTCCCAAGGG GGGGCTGGGTGCCTACGACACCGCTGTGAAGCTGGGCCCGGACGGCGAGATCCAGG cctCGCGGTTCATGGCCTACCACACGCCCCTCACTAACTCCCAGGAGTTCACGGCCGCGCTGAGGGCGGCGCGGGAACTGGCGACCAACATCACCCACTCCATgcggcgggtgccgggcaccgaCCCCAGCTTCCGGGTCTTCCCCTACAC GGTCACCTACGTGTTCTACGAGCAGTACCTCACCATCGTCAGCGAGGGCCTCTTCAACCTGGCGCTCTGCCTGGTGCCCACCTTCGCCATCTGCTGTGTGCTGCTGGGCATGGACCTGCGTTCGGGCCTCATCAACCTGCTCACCATCGTCATGATCCTGGTGGACACCGTGGGTGCCATGACGCTCTGGGGCATCAGCTACAACGCCATCTCCCTCATCAACCTGGTGACG GCCGTGGGCATCTCGGTGGAGTTCGTGTCCCACCTGACCCGGGCCTTCGCTGTCAGCACCCAGCCCACCCGGCTGGAGAGGGCCAAGGAGGCCACCATCAACATGGGCAGCGCG GTCTTTGCTGGCGTGGCCATGACCAACCTGCCGGGAATCGTGGTGCTGGCGTTCGCCAAGGCCCAGCTCATCCAGATCTTCTTCTTCCGCCTGAACCTGCTCATCACGCTGCTGGGCCTGCTGCATGGCCTGGTCTTTCTACCCGTGCTGCTCAGCTACTTCG GGCCCAGTGCCAGCCCCGCCACAGCCCTGGCCAAGGCCCCACAGCTGGAGCCGGAGAAGAGGAACCCTGATGGCAGCCTGACCGTGAGGAACCCCAGCTTCCAGGACAAGGAAGAGCAGCACAAGGGCCAGGGGCCAGAGGACCCCCCCACGGCCTCCCACCGCCTCTGA